Proteins from one Doryrhamphus excisus isolate RoL2022-K1 chromosome 19, RoL_Dexc_1.0, whole genome shotgun sequence genomic window:
- the ylpm1 gene encoding YLP motif-containing protein 1 isoform X6, with the protein MPQPTPHNGQTLQPPLPSETPTSAPPPPLPTEEPPAPPPPPEPDSKQDNEETARLQQLQAAAAQWQHVQQQRVGLHYQALMQQHEKLQQILEKYQQLIQQPPNLQTMSAEMQLRHYEVQKQQFTPLYQDWEVSFRMWFEQFQTYPHKDQLHDYEHQWKQWQDQMNATNAHLLERITTLTTMVPYAANQYNNVVMGQYGAYPGQDGQIQPQQVNPGMQFNAVTASPALQQGQQHTPAAAPLHTGGPPAGIGLSGHQNVPSPNYNNIGGPHANNPGFHQPRMPFEGPPRFDQQTQRFDLPHPLPQPQQRCDAPPRFDQPPTRFDGTPRFDQPHQRFDGPTRLNQPGPRLDAPPRFDQPTQHFDGPPRFDQKPRAITPRFGRSSRFDQPPQQTGSTVPSQKQQQETLPQVEQSLNPPPSVDSSLKPVKLPQSNQQNRKSDKDMMDDMVEGDGFFIPSEPIPQTKSRTKISDITRKPNPLDSKPAQSGSSTLESKQTNAPNVPKPEGPLRNNNPPGVPEEKTETQPSKTEPVRPPPGTGRGQPQVPMQGRGRGQPQLPMQGTGRGQPTVPMQGRGCGQSSASVQGAGRGQSPAPVQGAGRGQSPAPVQGAGRGQSPAPVQGAGRVQSPAPVQGAGRGQSPAPVQGAGRGQSPAPVQGAGRGQSPAPVQGAGRGQSPTTVQGAGRGQSPTTVQGRGRGQPPVPVQGRGRGNRQRVHGDMRGQNLPPEGQIDEMSHDFMPPGEEEFMQEPEEAYQWQEPSVEEFGGETSEAPDEEMWIPEDHHFQTEEEYYEEPLQGPPLGRGGFPMMRGRPPMARGGPPLGRGGPFMGRGGPPMGRGGPPMGRGGPAMGRGGPPMGRGGPSMGRGGPPMGRGGPPMGRGGPPMGRGGPPMGRGGPPMGRGGPPMGRGGPSMGRGGPPMGRGGPPMGGGDPMDDQWEDTETEEYCDEEAYWGEARPPMRGMRPPFPPGHHRPPRGRPGFMHQGRGPPPHLAHGPMDEESFGHETGDMELDPSEHYMYGGHDAHNLPMHPGRGRGRRPPPSHEAMGMGPDGEPFYHEEMENEQDWPPPHGRRPSMPHEIIERGGMVRRPMGRGIARGMMRPGSSREHEEGYSEVYVHGEDRWRPPHSDDPRHEARFYDTEWDRARPPPERDFSPHLPPPDRWLDDRERGHPYPYDDEYNQRRGEIRIREYPDEPPSRPEDPSQRPSEWDRLSRHPLSERLYPTYGDHGDKPALDRPPLPGPAENSIDLAAQGAGGGNVLALSQRQHEIILKAAQELKRIREIQEGKPAETESQPASSDVLPELPAGLLGLEIPPEVRNALKGMTTAAQAAPSWDTNPAALAPAVIPKTVDYGHGHDSGATVERIAYGERVVLRPDPDRGYEKEPLRDPYSRDPYYDRRSDPYMDRREYSREREPYREKPPPEYERERFGRERYPPRERDESTLTMVEERAPLAPPHHSGYRDRDRGLRERDRSGSRDREDLFGRSGYDRPLYERTALDCGGSERYGHGSSPFVDRRSYPEDRGPPAAPLPPPPQPPPQVEKKPEIKNVDDILKPPGRLSRPERIVVIMRGLPGSGKSHVAKLIRDKEVDCGGAPPRVLVLDDYFMSEVEKVEKDPDTGRRVKRKVLEYEYEPEMEDTYRSSMLKTFKKTLDDGFFPFIILDTINDRVKHFDQFWSAAKTKGFEVYIAEITADNHTCAKRNAHGRSHKDITKMSNNWESTPRHMVRLDVRSLLQDAAIEEVEMEDFNPEDEPKEAKREEEEEGDLGYIPKSKWEMDTSEAKLDKLDGLGSGGKRKREGEHMAGMEDYLQLPDDYATRMSQPGKKRVRWADLEEQKDADRKRAIGFVVGQTDWEKITDDSGLLAQKALNRTKYF; encoded by the exons ATGCCACAGCCGACGCCGCACAATGGGCAAACTCTGCAGCCTCCACTTCCATCCGAAACACCCACATCTGCGCCACCTCCGCCCCTTCCAACAGAGGAGCCCCCAGCACCGCCTCCACCACCAGAG CCGGATTCAAAACAAGACAATGAGGAGACTGCCCGTCTCCAGCAATTACAGGCTGCAGCGGCTCAATGGCAGCATGTTCAGCAGCAAAGAGTAGGCTTACATTACCAAGCTCTTATGCAACAGCATGAGAAACTCCAACAGATACTGGAGAAGTATCAGCAGCTCATTCAGCAACCTCCAAACTTACAG acGATGTCAGCTGAAATGCAGCTGAGACATTACGAAGTACAAAAGCAGCAGTTCACGCCTCTATACCAAGACTGGGAGGTTTCTTTCAGGATGTGGTTCGAGCAGTTCCAAACTTATCCCCACAAAGACCAACTGCATGACTATGAGCACCAGTGGAAACAGTGGCAGGATCAGATGAATGCCACTAATGCCCACCTTCTTGAGAGGATCACCACTCTGACAACAATGGTGCCGTACGCTGCAAACCAGTATAATAATGTAGTTATGGGGCAATATGGAGCGTACCCAGGACAGGACGGTCAAATTCAGCCGCAACAAGTAAATCCAGGTATGCAGTTCAATGCCGTTACTGCCAGTCCTGCACTCCAGCAAGGTCAACAGCATACTCCAGCTGCAGCACCCCTACACACAGGAGGTCCTCCTGCTGGGATCGGACTCTCAGGTCATCAAAATGTTCCGTCACCAAACTACAACAACATTGGGGGTCCACA TGCAAACAACCCAGGATTCCACCAACCACGTATGCCATTTGAGGGACCTCCAAGGTTTGATCAACAAACACAACGTTTTGACCTCCCCCATCCTTTGCCTCAACCTCAACAACGCTGTGACGCTCCACCTCGATTTGATCAGCCCCCGACGCGCTTTGATGGTACCCCGCGTTTTGATCAACCACACCAGCGCTTCGATGGTCCCACTCGCTTAAACCAACCAGGGCCACGCCTTGATGCACCTCCCAGATTTGACCAACCCACTCAGCATTTTGATGGTCCCCCAAGATTTGACCAGAAACCAAGAGCTATTACACCACGATTTGGAAGGTCATCCAGATTTGATCAGCCCCCACAACAGACAGGTTCAACAGTGCcctcacaaaaacaacagcaagaaACCCTGCCTCAAGTGGAACAAAGTCTCAACCCACCACCCAGTGTGGATTCTTCATTAAAACCTGTCAAGCTGCCACAGTCAAATCAACAAAACAGAAAATCTGATAAAGACATGATGGATGACATGGTTGAAGGTGATGGATTTTTTATCCCAAGTGAACCTATACCACAAACCAAAAGCCGTACAAAGATTTCTGACATTACCCGCAAGCCTAATCCGTTAGACAGTAAGCCAGCCCAATCTGGATCTAGTACCCTGGAATCGAAACAAACGAATGCACCAAATGTTCCCAAACCAGAAGGACCGTTGAGAAATAATAACCCTCCAGGAGTACCAGAGGAAAAAACTGAGACACAGCCATCCAAAACTGAACCTGTTCGGCCTCCCCCTGGTACAGGACGTGGTCAGCCACAAGTACCCATGCAAGGGAGAGGACGAGGTCAGCCACAACTACCCATGCAAGGTACAGGACGTGGTCAACCCACAGTACCTATGCAAGGTAGGGGATGTGGCCAGTCCTCGGCCTCTGTGCAAGGCGCAGGACGAGGTCAGTCCCCGGCCCCTGTGCAAGGCGCAGGACGAGGTCAGTCCCCGGCCCCTGTGCAAGGCGCAGGACGAGGTCAGTCCCCGGCCCCTGTGCAAGGCGCAGGACGAGTTCAGTCCCCGGCCCCTGTGCAAGGCGCAGGACGAGGTCAGTCCCCGGCCCCTGTGCAAGGCGCAGGACGAGGTCAGTCCCCGGCCCCTGTGCAAGGCGCAGGACGAGGTCAGTCCCCGGCCCCTGTGCAAGGCGCAGGACGAGGTCAGTCACCGACCACTGTGCAAGGCGCAGGACGAGGTCAGTCCCCGACCACTGTGCAAGGTAGAGGACGAGGTCAGCCCCCGGTTCCTGTGCAAGGTAGAGGACGGGGTAACAGACAGAGGGTGCATGGAGACATGAGGGGACAAAACTTGCCACCCGAGGGGCAGATTGACGAAATGTCGCATGATTTTATGCCACCCGGGGAAGAAGAATTCATGCAGGAGCCAGAGGAAGCCTACCAATGGCAGGAGCCTTCAGTTGAGGAGTTTGGTGGTGAGACATCCGAGGCTCCTGATGAAGAAATGTGGATACCTGAAGATCATCACTTCCAAACAGAAgaggaatattatgaggaaccaTTGCAAGGACCTCCTTTGGGGAGAGGGGGGTTCCCGATGATGAGAGGACGCCCCCCTATGGCTCGAGGTGGTCCCCCTTTGGGTAGAGGAGGACCGTTTATGGGCCGAGGGGGGCCACCTATGGGCCGAGGGGGACCACCAATGGGCCGAGGGGGACCGGCAATGGGCCGAGGGGGACCGCCTATGGGCCGAGGAGGGCCGTCCATGGGCCGAGGAGGGCCGCCCATGGGTCGAGGAGGGCCGCCCATGGGTCGAGGAGGGCCGCCCATGGGTCGAGGAGGGCCGCCCATGGGTCGAGGAGGGCCGCCCATGGGTCGGGGCGGTCCACCCATGGGACGAGGAGGGCCGTCCATGGGTCGAGGAGGGCCGCCCATGGGTCGGGGCGGTCCACCCATGGGAGGAGGGGACCCAATGGATGATCAATGGGAAGATACCGAGACAGAAGAGTACTGTGATGAAGAGGCTTATTGGGGAGAGGCTAGGCCTCCAATGAGAGGAATGAGACCACCATTTCCGCCTGGCCATCATCGTCCACCACGCGGTCGCCCTGGTTTCATGCATCAGGGACGAGGGCCCCCGCCTCATCTAGCACACGGGCCAATGGATGAGGAGTCATTCGGACATGAGACTGGTGATATGGAACTGGATCCATCAGAGCATTACATGTATGGTGGGCATGATGCTCATAACTTGCCAATGCACCCAGGTAGAGGAAGAGGCAGACGGCCTCCCCCATCCCACGAGGCAATGGGAATGGGTCCTGATGGGGAGCCATTTTATCATGAAGAAATGGAGAATGAACAGGATTGGCCGCCACCCCATGGGAGACGTCCTTCAATGCCCCATGAGATCATTGAAAGGGGCGGAATGGTAAGAAGGCCAATGGGACGTGGAATAGCAAGAGGTATGATGCGGCCAGGTTCATCCCGTGAACATGAAGAGGGATACAGTGAGGTTTATGTTCATGGAGAAGATCGCTGGCGGCCACCGCATTCTGATGACCCCCGGCACGAGGCCAGATTCTATGACACTGAATGGGATAGAGCGCGTCCTCCACCAGAACGGGACTTTTCGCCACACTTGCCGCCCCCAGATCGCTGGCTAGACGACAGAGAAAGAGGTCACCCATACCCATATGATGACGAGTACAACCAAAGAAGAGGAGAAATCAGAATCCGCGAGTATCCGGACGAGCCCCCATCCCGACCGGAAGACCCATCGCAGCGTCCTTCAGAATGGGATCGGCTTTCAAGACACCCACTGTCAGAAAGGTTGTATCCCACTTATGGGGATCATGGGGATAAACCCGCGTTGGACAGGCCTCCACTCCCTGGACCTGCTGAAAACTCAATTGACCTCGCAGCACAAGGAGCAGGCGGAGGCAATGTACTTGCTCTTTCCCAGCGCCAACATGAAATCATCTTGAAAGCAGCCCAAGAACTTAAACGCATCAG GGAGATACAGGAGGGCAAGCCTGCTGAAACAGAATCTCAGCCTGCATCATCTGATGTATTACCCGAGCTCCCTGCTGGGCTCCTTGGTTTGGAGATCCCACCAGAAGTCAGAAATGCTCTGAAG GGCATGACTACGGCTGCTCAGGCAGCTCCATCTTGGGATACTAATCCTGCTGCACTTGCGCCTGCAGTAATTCCAAAGACTGTGGATTATGGGCATGGACATG ACTCGGGTGCCACTGTTGAGAGGATTGCTTACGGCGAGAGAGTTGTGTTGAGGCCTGACCCAGACAGGGGCTATGAAAAAG AACCTCTTCGAGATCCTTACAGCAGGGATCCTTACTATGACAGACGGTCAGACCCTTACATGGACCGCCGTGAGTACTCCCGAGAAAGAGAGCCGTACAGAGAAAAACCTCCACCTGAATACGAAAGGGAGAGATTTGGGAGGGAACGTTATCCGCCCAGAGAGCGAGATGAAAG CACACTAACGATGGTTGAGGAAAG AGCTCCACTGGCACCCCCTCATCATTCAGGATACAGGGATAGAGACCGCGGCCTTAGAGAGAGGGATCGAAGTGGCAGCCGTGATCGAGAGGACCTTTTTGGGCGGTCCGGCTATGATAGACCTCTCTATGAGCGCACAGCCCTCGACTGTGGTGGGTCTGAACGCTATGGCCATGGCTCTTCACCATTTG TAGACAGAAGAAGTTACCCAGAAGACCGAGGACCCCCCGCTGCACCACTTCCACCCCCACCACAGCCACCGCCTCAGGTTGAGAAGAAGCCTGAAATCAAGAACGTGGATGATATCCTCAAACCACCAGGAAGACTGTCCAGACCTGAGAGG ATTGTCGTCATCATGAGAGGGCTTCCTGGCAGCGGAAAAAGCCATGTCGCAAAGCTCATAAGG GACAAGGAGGTAGACTGCGGCGGCGCCCCACCAAGAGTTCTGGTTTTAGACGACTACTTCATGAGCGAGGTTGAGAAAGTCGAGAAAGATCCAGACACAGGGAGGAGGGTGAAAAGAAAG GTCCTCGAGTACGAGTATGAACCAGAAATGGAGGATACATACCGGAGCAGCATGCTTAAAACCTTCAAGAAAACTCTGGATGACGGCTTTTTCCCATTTATCATATTAGACACCATTAATGACCGGGTTAAACATTTTGATCAGTTCTGGAGCGCTGCCAAAACAAAAGGTTTTGAG GTCTATATTGCTGAAATAACTGCTGACAACCACACATGTGCAAAGAGAAATGCTCACGGACGCTCCCATAAGGACATAACCAAG ATGTCCAACAACTGGGAGTCCACGCCTCGTCACATGGTCCGCTTGGATGTCCGATCCTTGCTACAGGATGCTGCTATAGAGGAG GTGGAAATGGAAGACTTTAATCCTGAGGATGAGCCCAAAGAAGCCAagagagaagaggaagaagagggtgACCTG GGCTACATTCCGAAAAGCAAATGGGAGATGGACACATCGGAAGCAAAACTCG ACAAGCTGGACGGTCTGGGGAGCGGCGGGAAGAGGAAACGTGAAGGCGAGCACATGGCAGGCATGGAGGACTATCTTCAGCTGCCAGATGACTACGCCACCCGCATGTCTCAGCCAGGAAAGAAAAGG GTGCGATGGGCCGACCTGGAAGAACAAAAGGACGCCGATCGAAAGCGTGCCATCGGCTTTGTGGTGGGCCAAACGGACTGGGAGAAAATTACAGATGACAGTGGCCTACTCGCACAGAAAGCGCTCAACCGTACAAAATATTTCTAA